One stretch of Equus przewalskii isolate Varuska chromosome 9, EquPr2, whole genome shotgun sequence DNA includes these proteins:
- the FAAP24 gene encoding Fanconi anemia core complex-associated protein 24 isoform X1, which translates to MAGKPADGRGPVHVPFGHIVANEKWRGSQLAQEMQGKIKLVFEADLTPVDFYLSSRSCILYVTEADLVAGNGYRKRLVRVRNSSNLQGIVVVEKTQMSEQYFPAMQKFTVLDLGMVLLPVASQTEASCLLVQLVQEQAKEPSKNPFLRKKRPLISELSLLRTVQQIPGVGKTKAVLLLQKFPSIQQLSNASVPDLEPVVGPAVAQHVHGFFTQSS; encoded by the exons ATGGCAGGGAAGCCCGCTGATGGCAGAGGCCCCGTGCACGTGCCTTTTGGGCACATTGTGGCCAACGAGAAGTGGCGCGGGTCGCAGCTGGCGCAGGAGATGCAAG ggaaaataaaactcgTTTTTGAGGCTGACCTGACACCTGTAGATTTTTACTTGTCCAGCAGATCCTGCATTCTTTATGTCACGGAAGCTGACTTGGTGGCAGGAAACGGCTACAGAAAGAGGCTTGTTCGGGTTAGAAAT tccAGTAATCTTCAAGGGATTGTAGTAGTTGAAAAAACGCAGATGAGTGAACAGTATTTCCCCGCCATGCAGAAGTTCACTGTGCTGGATCTCGGGATGGTGTTGCTTCCAGTGGCCAGCCAGACCGAAGCATCCTGCCTCCTTGTCCAGTTA GTTCAAGAGCAAGCCAAAGAGCCCAGTAAGAACCCTTTTCTCAGGAAGAAGCGGCCTCTGATCTCAGAGTTGTCCCTCCTTCGAACTGTGCAACAGATCCCAGGAGTTGGGAAAACGAAAGCTGTCCTTCTGCTCCAGAAGTTCCCAAGTATCCAGCAGCTGAGTAACGCTTCCGTCCCAGACCTGGAGCCCGTGGTGGGGCCGGCTGTGGCACAGCACGTCCACGGCTTCTTCACGCAGTCCAGCTGA
- the FAAP24 gene encoding Fanconi anemia core complex-associated protein 24 isoform X3, with protein MAGKPADGRGPVHVPFGHIVANEKWRGSQLAQEMQGKIKLVFEADLTPVDFYLSSRSCILYVTEADLVAGNGYRKRLVRVRNKFTVLDLGMVLLPVASQTEASCLLVQLVQEQAKEPSKNPFLRKKRPLISELSLLRTVQQIPGVGKTKAVLLLQKFPSIQQLSNASVPDLEPVVGPAVAQHVHGFFTQSS; from the exons ATGGCAGGGAAGCCCGCTGATGGCAGAGGCCCCGTGCACGTGCCTTTTGGGCACATTGTGGCCAACGAGAAGTGGCGCGGGTCGCAGCTGGCGCAGGAGATGCAAG ggaaaataaaactcgTTTTTGAGGCTGACCTGACACCTGTAGATTTTTACTTGTCCAGCAGATCCTGCATTCTTTATGTCACGGAAGCTGACTTGGTGGCAGGAAACGGCTACAGAAAGAGGCTTGTTCGGGTTAGAAAT AAGTTCACTGTGCTGGATCTCGGGATGGTGTTGCTTCCAGTGGCCAGCCAGACCGAAGCATCCTGCCTCCTTGTCCAGTTA GTTCAAGAGCAAGCCAAAGAGCCCAGTAAGAACCCTTTTCTCAGGAAGAAGCGGCCTCTGATCTCAGAGTTGTCCCTCCTTCGAACTGTGCAACAGATCCCAGGAGTTGGGAAAACGAAAGCTGTCCTTCTGCTCCAGAAGTTCCCAAGTATCCAGCAGCTGAGTAACGCTTCCGTCCCAGACCTGGAGCCCGTGGTGGGGCCGGCTGTGGCACAGCACGTCCACGGCTTCTTCACGCAGTCCAGCTGA
- the FAAP24 gene encoding Fanconi anemia core complex-associated protein 24 isoform X2 translates to MAGKPADGRGPVHVPFGHIVANEKWRGSQLAQEMQDPAFFMSRKLTWWQETATERGLFGLEINLQGIVVVEKTQMSEQYFPAMQKFTVLDLGMVLLPVASQTEASCLLVQLVQEQAKEPSKNPFLRKKRPLISELSLLRTVQQIPGVGKTKAVLLLQKFPSIQQLSNASVPDLEPVVGPAVAQHVHGFFTQSS, encoded by the exons ATGGCAGGGAAGCCCGCTGATGGCAGAGGCCCCGTGCACGTGCCTTTTGGGCACATTGTGGCCAACGAGAAGTGGCGCGGGTCGCAGCTGGCGCAGGAGATGCAAG ATCCTGCATTCTTTATGTCACGGAAGCTGACTTGGTGGCAGGAAACGGCTACAGAAAGAGGCTTGTTCGGGTTAGAAAT TAATCTTCAAGGGATTGTAGTAGTTGAAAAAACGCAGATGAGTGAACAGTATTTCCCCGCCATGCAGAAGTTCACTGTGCTGGATCTCGGGATGGTGTTGCTTCCAGTGGCCAGCCAGACCGAAGCATCCTGCCTCCTTGTCCAGTTA GTTCAAGAGCAAGCCAAAGAGCCCAGTAAGAACCCTTTTCTCAGGAAGAAGCGGCCTCTGATCTCAGAGTTGTCCCTCCTTCGAACTGTGCAACAGATCCCAGGAGTTGGGAAAACGAAAGCTGTCCTTCTGCTCCAGAAGTTCCCAAGTATCCAGCAGCTGAGTAACGCTTCCGTCCCAGACCTGGAGCCCGTGGTGGGGCCGGCTGTGGCACAGCACGTCCACGGCTTCTTCACGCAGTCCAGCTGA
- the FAAP24 gene encoding Fanconi anemia core complex-associated protein 24 isoform X4: protein MSEQYFPAMQKFTVLDLGMVLLPVASQTEASCLLVQLVQEQAKEPSKNPFLRKKRPLISELSLLRTVQQIPGVGKTKAVLLLQKFPSIQQLSNASVPDLEPVVGPAVAQHVHGFFTQSS, encoded by the exons ATGAGTGAACAGTATTTCCCCGCCATGCAGAAGTTCACTGTGCTGGATCTCGGGATGGTGTTGCTTCCAGTGGCCAGCCAGACCGAAGCATCCTGCCTCCTTGTCCAGTTA GTTCAAGAGCAAGCCAAAGAGCCCAGTAAGAACCCTTTTCTCAGGAAGAAGCGGCCTCTGATCTCAGAGTTGTCCCTCCTTCGAACTGTGCAACAGATCCCAGGAGTTGGGAAAACGAAAGCTGTCCTTCTGCTCCAGAAGTTCCCAAGTATCCAGCAGCTGAGTAACGCTTCCGTCCCAGACCTGGAGCCCGTGGTGGGGCCGGCTGTGGCACAGCACGTCCACGGCTTCTTCACGCAGTCCAGCTGA